The genome window TCAAACCACTGACCTTTGAGGGGGTGGACGGAGACACGGTGCATCTGTCGGTCCCGACGCGGTTCATGCGCAACTGGATCGAATCCCAGTATGGCGAGCGGCTGACGGCGCTCTGGGCGTCAGAATGTCACAGCATCCGGGCCGTCGCGGTCCGCCAGGCCAAGCAGCGACCGACGGCGCAGGGTCTGCCCGAGGAAGCCGTCTCCGTTCCGGAGGCGGAACTGGCCGAGTCTCCCGAAGATGTCGCCGCCGCCAATCTGTCGGCCCCGATCGACCCGCGCTTCACCTTTGAGACCTTCATCGTCGGCAAGCCGAACGAACTGGCCTTCGCCGCCGCGCGCCGTGTGGCCGAAGCCCCGAACGTTCCGTTCAATCCTCTATTCCTGTTCGGTGGGGTCGGCCTGGGCAAGACGCATCTGATGCATGCCATCGCCGGTCATATCCGGACCGCCGCGCCGCAGAAGAAGGTGCTTTATCTGTCGGCCGAAAAGTTCATGTACCAGTTCATCCGGGCGCTGCGCTACAAGGACACGATGGCGTTCAAGGAGATGTTCCGATCCGTCGATGTCCTGATGATCGACGACGTGCAGTTCATCGCCGGCAAGGAAAGCACCCAGGAAGAGTTCTTCCATACCTTCAACGCCCTCGTCGACCAGAACCGCCAGGTCGTGATTTCGGCCGACAAGTCGCCGGCCGAACTGGACGGTATCGAGGATCGTATGAAATCCCGCTTGGGCTGGGGCCTTGTCGCGGAGATCCATTCCACCACCTACGAGCTGCGCCTCGGCATCCTGCAGTCCAAGGCGGAGCAGATGCAGGTCGACGTGCCGGTCAAGGTCCTGGAGTTCCTGGCGCACCGCATTTCCTCCAATGTGCGGGAGCTGGAGGGCGCGCTGAACCGTCTGGTGGCCTATGCCAATCTGGTCGGCCGTCCGATCACGCTGGAGAATGCCCAGGACGTGCTGCACGACCTGCTGCGCGCCAATGACCGCAAGGCGACGATCGAAGAGATCCAGAAGCGTGTGGCCGAGCATTACAACATCAAGGTGTCGGAGATGCATTCCGCGCGGCGCAGCCGTGCCGTCGCGCGCCCGCGCCAGGTCGCGATGTATCTGTCCAAGCAGTTGACCGCCCGGTCGCTGCCGGAGATCGGCCGCAAGTTCGGCGGACGCGACCACACGACGGTCATGCATGCCGTCAAGAAGGTCGATGAACTGCGCCAGAACGATCACAGTTTTGCCGAAGACGTGGAGCTGCTGCGGCGCATGCTGGAAGGGTGATTCGCGAAAATCGTCACGACGGTCCGAATCGACACCCGAGATGCCGATTCCCGCGCCGCGATCCGAATTTTCGACCCGCCGAGGCTCGAACCAAAAATTACCCTGATTTCAACCCCTTACAGAACTTCACGATGCGCCTTGCCGAGACTGGACAAGGTCGTCGGGAATCGCCAAAAAAAACGCGGATTTCTTGGGCGCGCATGCTATAGTCCGGTCCCGTTCGGACCCCTCGGCAAAAGCGTCGAAATCCTCGGTCCGGCGGGCGGAATCCGGTCTCGCGATTCGGCCCGGTCCATCCGCGAAACCACCCCCGTCCGATCCCGATCCGTCGGGAAAGGATACGACCCTCAGAAGCCGGGGTCGTCAGGGTCAAGACAGACGAACAGGGAGTGCGCTCGCGGCGTTTTCGCCCGGAAATGCTGAAATGACAGGGTCCCCGCGGACGCTCAGGTGCAACCAAACACGGAAACGATCTTCTAAGCCATGAAACTCACCATCGAACGGGCCGCGCTGCTTCGCGCATTGAACCATGTGCAGAGTGTCGTCGAGCGCCGCAATACCATCCCGATCCTTGCCAACGTCCTGATCGAGGCGCGCGACGGCATGTTGAGCCTGAACGCGACCGATATGGACATTTCG of Alphaproteobacteria bacterium contains these proteins:
- the dnaA gene encoding chromosomal replication initiator protein DnaA, translating into MDGTTTEQWARVRAALREEFGENAYRSWLKPLTFEGVDGDTVHLSVPTRFMRNWIESQYGERLTALWASECHSIRAVAVRQAKQRPTAQGLPEEAVSVPEAELAESPEDVAAANLSAPIDPRFTFETFIVGKPNELAFAAARRVAEAPNVPFNPLFLFGGVGLGKTHLMHAIAGHIRTAAPQKKVLYLSAEKFMYQFIRALRYKDTMAFKEMFRSVDVLMIDDVQFIAGKESTQEEFFHTFNALVDQNRQVVISADKSPAELDGIEDRMKSRLGWGLVAEIHSTTYELRLGILQSKAEQMQVDVPVKVLEFLAHRISSNVRELEGALNRLVAYANLVGRPITLENAQDVLHDLLRANDRKATIEEIQKRVAEHYNIKVSEMHSARRSRAVARPRQVAMYLSKQLTARSLPEIGRKFGGRDHTTVMHAVKKVDELRQNDHSFAEDVELLRRMLEG